The sequence CGCTCAGCGCCTACTACCAGGATTCGTTGGATCCGTTCGACGACGAGCAGGTCCAGCTGTCCACCATCCGGCTGCTGGCCAAGCTGCCGACCATCGCGGCCTACGCCTACAAGAAGTCGGTCGGCCAGCCGTTCCTGTATCCGGACAACTCGATGAGCTTGGTCGAGAACTTCCTGCGGATGACGTTCGGCCTGCCCGCCGAGCCCTACGAGGTCGATCCGGAACTGGTGCGGGCCCTGGACATGTTGTTCATCCTGCACGCCGATCATGAGCAGAACTGCTCGACGTCGACGGTGCGGCTGGTGGGCTCCTCGCAGGCCAACCTGTTCACCTCGATCTCCGGCGGTATCAACGCGCTGTGGGGCCCGCTGCACGGCGGCGCCAACCAGGCCGTGCTCGAGATGCTGGAGAAGATCCGTCTTGCCGACGGCGACGTGCACGACTTCGTCAAGAAGGTCAAGAACCGAGAGGACGGTGTGAAGCTGATGGGCTTCGGGCACCGGGTCTACAAGAACTACGACCCGCGGGCACGCATCGTCAAGGAGCAGGCCGACAAGATCCTCGGCAAGATCGGCGGCGACGACGAACTGCTGCACATCGCCAAGTCGCTGGAGGAGGTCGCGCTCACCGACGACTTCTTCATCGAGCGGAAGCTCTATCCGAACGTCGACTTCTACACCGGCGTGATCTACCGGGCGATGGGCTTCCCGACGCGGATGTTCACCGTGCTGTTCGCGCTGGGCCGGCTGCCGGGCTGGATCGCGCACTGGCGCGAGATGCACGACGAGGGCAGCGGCAAGATCGGCCGTCCGCGCCAGATCTACACCGGCTACACCGAACGCGACTACGTCGGCCTCGACAACCGCTGACATCCCTTCGCGAGCAGACACTTAGCCCCCCTTTTCCGGGCGTTTCAGGGGGTTTACGCGTCTGCTGGACGACATCGTGACCGCACGGCGCAAGGCCATCATCTTGATGTCCTGCTGCCTGAGCCTGTTGATCGTGTCGATGGACGCGACGATCGTCAACGTCGCGATCCCCAGCATCCGCGCTGACCTCAACGCGTCGGCGGCGCAGTTGCAGTGGATCATCGACATCTACACCTTGGTGCTGGCGTCGCTGCTGTTGCTCTCCGGTGCCGCCGCGGACCGCTTCGGCCGCAAGCGCACCTTCCAGCTCGGCTTGACGGTGTTCGCGCTGGCATCGCTGCTGTGCAGCGTCGCGCCGAACATCGAGACGTTGATCGCCGCTCGGCTGTTGCAGGCCATCGGCGGTTCGATGCTGAACCCGGTGGCGATGTCGATCATCACGCAGGTGTTCACCGGCCGCGTGGAGCGGGCCCGCGCGATCGGAATCTGGGGCGGTGTGGTCGGCATCTCGATGGCGCTGGGTCCGATCGTCGGTGGTGCGCTGATCGAATACGTCGGCTGGCGTTCGGTGTTCTGGATCAACCTGCCGATCTGCGCGGTGGCCATCGTGTTGACGGCAATCTTTGTGCCCGAGTCGAAGTCGATGATGATGCGCGACGTCGACCCGGTCGGTCAAGGCTTGGGCATGGCCTTCCTGTTCGGCATCGTCTACGTGCTCATCGAAGGGCCGGTGATGGGGTGGACCGACGGCCGCACCATCGCGGTACTGGCCGCGGCGACGCTGGCGTTCATCGGCTTTCTGATGTGGGAGGGCCGCCGCCGCGACCCGTTCATCGACCTGCGGTTCTTCCGCAGCGTCCCGTTCACATCGGCCACCGTGATCGCGGTGTGCTCCTTCGCCGCGTGGGGGGCGTTCCTGTTCATGATGTCGCTGTACCTGCAGGGCGAGCGCGGTTTCTCCGCCCTGCACACGGGGTTGATCTACCTGCCGATCGCCATTGGCGCGTTGGTGTTTTCACCGCTGTCCGGCCGGCTGGTGGGGCGATTCGGGAGCCGACCGTCGCTGCTTGTCTCGGGCGCGCTGATCACGCTGTCGGTGCTGATGCTGACCCGGCTCAGCGCGACCACCCCGGTGTGGCACATGCTGGTCGTCTTCGCCGTGTTCGGTATCGGCTTCGCGATGGTCAACGCGCCGATCACCAACGCCGCGGTCAGCGGGATGCCGACCGACCGGGCAGGCGCGGCGTCGGCGATCGCGTCGACCAGCCGGCAAGTCGGGGTGAGTGTCGGTGTGGCCCTGTGCGGTTCGGTCGCGGGGCCCGCACTGGCGGGTGTGGGCGCGGACTTCGCCATGGCGGCCCGCCCGTTGTGGTACATCTGCACGGCCTTCGGGTTAGTCATCGTGGCACTGGGCCTGTATTCGACGTCCGAACGGGCGTTGTGTTCGGCCGAGCGGCTCGCCCCGCTGATCGCCGAACCCGATGCCGCGAAATAGCATTCCGGGCCGTTGATCACCGGATTTCGCAGCCCTGGCTGCTATTTGGGCGGGAGTTCGAGCACCGCCATCGCGGCGTTGTGTCCGCCGATGCCCGACACCGCACCGCCCCGACGGGCCCCCGACCCGCACAACAGGATCCGTTCGTGCGCTGTCGCCACACCCCAACGTCGCGCCGGGCTGTCCAGAGGTTCGTCGTCCTCGGCGAACGGCCAGGACAATGCACCGTGGAAGATGTTGCCAGCGGTCATTCCCAGTGACCGCTCCAAGTCGGCCGTCGTCTTGGTCTCGATGCACAGCCGACCCGCCGAATCCTCCATCAGCACATCCTGAATAGGTTCGGCCAAAACGGAATTCAACGAGTTCAGGGCGGCAGAGGTCAGCGCGTCGCGCATCCGGTCGGGCCCACCGGAGGCGATCAGGCTGTGCGGGGTGTGCAGCCCAAACACCGTCATCGTCTGCGCACCCGAAGCGCGCAGCTCGTCGGACAGGATCGTCGGGTCGGTCAGCGAATGGCAATAGATCTCGCACGGCAGCGGATCGGGAACCAGCCCGTGGCTGGCGCGCAGGTACGCCGAATCCAGTTGGCGCAGAGTCTCGTTGATGTGGAACGTCCCGCCGAACGCCTGCTCGGCAGAGACGGCGTCGTCCCGCAGCCGGGGCAGCCTGTGCAACATCAGGTTGACCTTGACCTGAGATCCCGGCGTCATGTCCGGCTCGGGCTCGCCGAGCAGCCGTGCCAGTACCGCCGGTGTCACGTTGGCCAACACCACATCGGCATGGGCCACATGCTCGTCGCCGTTGCGCCGGTAGCGCACCTGCCCGTCGGGGTCTATCGTGTAAACATCTGCGCCGCAGATGATTTCCGCACCGTGACCCGCTGCGGCAGCAGCTAACGCGCCGCTGACGGCGCCCATCCCGCCGACGGGCACATCCCAGTCGCCGGTGCCGCCGCCCAGCAGGTGATAAAGGAAGCAGATGTTCTGGATCAACGACGGATCGTCGGTGCGGGCGAACGTGCCGATCAGCGCGTCGGTGGCGATGACCCCGCGCACCAGATCGTGAGAGACCGCCCCGCTGATCGCATGCCCGATCGGCTCGTCGACCATCATCTGCCAGGCACCCTCGTCGCCGACGAGCGTGCGGGCCTGTCCGCGCGTCATCATCGGCTGCAACAGCGTCGGCCACAACCGTGACGTGACGGCGCCGCAGCGGCGGTAGAACTCCGCGAACCCCGCCTCGTCGGCCGCCGCGTCGACCGCGTCGAACGTCGACGCCGGCCCGACCAGCAGGCCCGTCCGCCCGCCGGTCGCCGGGTCGGGCGTGTAGGACAAATAGCGGCGACGCACCAGACGCACCCGCGCGGAAAGGTCCTCGATGATGCGGCGGGGCAGCAGGCTGACCAGATACGAGTAGCGCGACAACCGGGCGTCGACGCCGTCGAAGGCATGCGCGGATACCGCCGCGCCGCCAACGTGGTCGAGCCGCTCCAACACCTGTACTCGCCGCCCGGCCCGTGCCAGATACGCCGCGGCCACCAGGCCGTTGTGCCCGCCCCCGACGACGACGGCATCGTATGTCACAGCTCAGCCGAGGTAGCCCTCGACCTCGTCCGGAGGCCGGACCTGGGCTTCGCGAGGATCGCCGCCGGCGTCGCGCAGCGCGCGTCGTTGCCGCAGCAGATCCCAGCACTGGTCGAGCGCGATCTCCACGGCGCGCAGCCGCCGGTGCTCCTCGGACTCGTCGATCTCGCGGTGCTGAAGCTTGCTGCGCAGCTCTTGCTCCTCGGCGACCAGCTTGTTGACCTGAGCGAGAATGTCTTGGTCCGTCGTCACTCGTCCAGTCTGCCCGACTAGCTTGGACGCGGTGAGTGCAACTTCAGGGCAGAAGCCCGAGATCGAGTTTCCCGACGGACCACCGCCCGCCGACCTGGTCGTCACCGACCTGGTCGTCGGCGACGGCGCGGAGGCGGTGCCCGGCGGCACCGTCGAAGTGCATTACGTCGGCGTCGAGTTCGACACCGGCGAAGAGTTCGACAGCTCGTGGAACCGCGGCGAGTCGATCGAGTTTCCGTTGCGCGGACTGATCCAGGGCTGGCAGGACGGCATCCCCGGCATGCGGGTCGGCGGCCGCCGCCAACTCGTCATCCCGCCTGAGCAGGCCTACGGTCCCGCCGGCGGTGGGCACCGGCTGTCGGGCAAGACGCTGATCTTCGTCATCGACCTGCTGGCCACCCGCTAGGTCCCCGCCGAACGTTCCTTACCGCTCGAATATCCGTCGAAATTTCGAGCGGTAAGGAACGTTCGCGCAAAAGTGATTCAGTCCCGCACGCCGGGCAGCTTCAACAGCAACCGAGCCCCACCGAGCGGGCTCTCGGTCAATGTCGCTGTACCACCGTGCAATTCGGCCTGCTGGGCGACGAGCGCCAGGCCGAGCCCCGAGCCGGAGTGCGACGCCGTAGACCCGCGGGAGAATCGGTCGAACACGACGTCGCGCTCTTCCTCCGGAACGCCGACCCCGTCGTCGTCGATGGCGATCTCCACACCCTCGCGCGAGCTGACCGCCGAAAGCTGTACCCGTGTCGCGCCGCCGTGCTTGACCGCGTTGGCGATCGCGTTGTCCACCGCGAGCCGCAGCCCGGCGGGCAGCCCGACGATGATCACCGTCGGCGCCGGCACCAGCGACACGTCGAGGTCGGGATACACCCGCATCGCGTCGTGGGCGGCGCGGTCGAGCAGTTCGGTGATGTCGACAGGCACGTGGTCATCCGACGTCGACAGCTCGCCCTGCGCCAGCCGCTCCAGGGCGCTGAGCGTGGCCTCGATACGCGACTGGGTGCGGATGACGTCGTTGACGACCTCCTTGCGTTGCTCCTCGGGCAGATCCAGCGTGGCGAGCACCTCGAGGTTGGTGCGCATCGCGGTCAACGGGGTGCGGAGTTCGTGCGCGGACACCGACGCGAAATCCCGCGCCGACGCCAGCGCCGCCTTCGTTCGGTCCTGCTCGTTCCAGATGCGTTGCAGCATGCCCTTCATGGCGTCGGCGATCTCGACGGCCTCGGTGGCGCCCCGGACGTCGATGTCCGGGTCGGCGTCTCCGGCGTCGATGGCCCGGGTCTGCTGGGCCAGCCGTTTGAACGGCCGCACCGCGAACGCGGCCAGCACCCACCCGCCGAGCGTCGCCGCGCCGATCGCCAGCGTGCAGATGATGATCACCCGCCGATGCAGGTTGTTGATGTCGGCGATGGTCGCGTCGTAGGTGGCGCCGACGGCCACTGACATGGGGCCGGGGTAGTAGGGGATGTCGACCGTGCGCACCCGGTAGCGCACCCCGTCGACGTAGGTGTCGGCGTAGCCGGAGTCCAGCGGCGGCAGCACGACGTTGGAGTTGGACGCCACCTGGTCGCCGCGGCGCACGGTGATCACGACATCCTGGTTGTTCGGCGACTTGGGGATCTCCTCGAGGCCCTGCGGCAGCAGCGGAATCACGAACCCGGCGGCCTCATCCAGGCGGCGGTCCAGCCGTTCGTTCCACGCATCGGTGATGCCGAACCACACCACGGTTCCGGCGATGACGACGACGATCGCGCCGGCGATCGCACTGGTCAATGCCACGCGCTGGCGCAGTGACGGGGTCCGCCGGAAGATCCGGGACAGCAGGTCCATCACTGTGTCCGCAGCACAAACCCCACGCCGCGCACGGTGTGCAGAAGCCGAGGTGCGCCGCCGGCCTCGAGCTTGCGGCGCAGGTAGCCGATGAACACGTCGACGACGTTGGTGTCAGCGGCGAAGTCATAGCCCCACACCAGCTCGAGCAGCTGTGCCCGCGACAGCACCGCGGTCTTGTGCTCGGCCAGCACGGCCAGCAGGTCGAATTCACGCTTGGTCAGGTCGACGTCGACACCGTTGACGCGCGCCCTGCGGCCGGGGATGTCGACCTCCAGCGGGCCGACCTGGATGGTCTCGGAGGAGAACGTCGCCGTTGACCCGCGCCGGCGCAGCAGCGCCTTGACCCGCGCGACCAGCTCGGCCAGCACGAACGGTTTGACCAGGTAGTCGTCCGCCCCGGCCTCCAGCCCGGCGACCCGGTCGTCGACCGAACTGCGCGCCGACAGCACGCAGACCGGGACGTCGTTGTCCATCGCGCGCAACGCGGTGACGACGCTGACGCCGTCCAGCACCGGCATGTTGATGTCGAGCACGATCGCGTCCGGTCTGGTCTCCGTCGCGCTGCGCAGC comes from Mycolicibacterium pulveris and encodes:
- a CDS encoding citrate synthase codes for the protein MADNPSSGGQKAALSYPGGEIDLDIVSATEGADGVALGSLLAKTGYTTYDEGFVNTASTKSSITYIDGEAGILRYRGYPIEQLAEKSNFIEVSYLLIYGELPTPEQLDKFTGHIQRHTLLHEDLKRFFDGFPRNAHPMPVVSSAVNALSAYYQDSLDPFDDEQVQLSTIRLLAKLPTIAAYAYKKSVGQPFLYPDNSMSLVENFLRMTFGLPAEPYEVDPELVRALDMLFILHADHEQNCSTSTVRLVGSSQANLFTSISGGINALWGPLHGGANQAVLEMLEKIRLADGDVHDFVKKVKNREDGVKLMGFGHRVYKNYDPRARIVKEQADKILGKIGGDDELLHIAKSLEEVALTDDFFIERKLYPNVDFYTGVIYRAMGFPTRMFTVLFALGRLPGWIAHWREMHDEGSGKIGRPRQIYTGYTERDYVGLDNR
- a CDS encoding MFS transporter, with the translated sequence MSCCLSLLIVSMDATIVNVAIPSIRADLNASAAQLQWIIDIYTLVLASLLLLSGAAADRFGRKRTFQLGLTVFALASLLCSVAPNIETLIAARLLQAIGGSMLNPVAMSIITQVFTGRVERARAIGIWGGVVGISMALGPIVGGALIEYVGWRSVFWINLPICAVAIVLTAIFVPESKSMMMRDVDPVGQGLGMAFLFGIVYVLIEGPVMGWTDGRTIAVLAAATLAFIGFLMWEGRRRDPFIDLRFFRSVPFTSATVIAVCSFAAWGAFLFMMSLYLQGERGFSALHTGLIYLPIAIGALVFSPLSGRLVGRFGSRPSLLVSGALITLSVLMLTRLSATTPVWHMLVVFAVFGIGFAMVNAPITNAAVSGMPTDRAGAASAIASTSRQVGVSVGVALCGSVAGPALAGVGADFAMAARPLWYICTAFGLVIVALGLYSTSERALCSAERLAPLIAEPDAAK
- a CDS encoding phytoene desaturase family protein; translated protein: MTYDAVVVGGGHNGLVAAAYLARAGRRVQVLERLDHVGGAAVSAHAFDGVDARLSRYSYLVSLLPRRIIEDLSARVRLVRRRYLSYTPDPATGGRTGLLVGPASTFDAVDAAADEAGFAEFYRRCGAVTSRLWPTLLQPMMTRGQARTLVGDEGAWQMMVDEPIGHAISGAVSHDLVRGVIATDALIGTFARTDDPSLIQNICFLYHLLGGGTGDWDVPVGGMGAVSGALAAAAAGHGAEIICGADVYTIDPDGQVRYRRNGDEHVAHADVVLANVTPAVLARLLGEPEPDMTPGSQVKVNLMLHRLPRLRDDAVSAEQAFGGTFHINETLRQLDSAYLRASHGLVPDPLPCEIYCHSLTDPTILSDELRASGAQTMTVFGLHTPHSLIASGGPDRMRDALTSAALNSLNSVLAEPIQDVLMEDSAGRLCIETKTTADLERSLGMTAGNIFHGALSWPFAEDDEPLDSPARRWGVATAHERILLCGSGARRGGAVSGIGGHNAAMAVLELPPK
- a CDS encoding DUF2630 family protein — encoded protein: MTTDQDILAQVNKLVAEEQELRSKLQHREIDESEEHRRLRAVEIALDQCWDLLRQRRALRDAGGDPREAQVRPPDEVEGYLG
- a CDS encoding FKBP-type peptidyl-prolyl cis-trans isomerase; protein product: MSWSVVTRPVCPTSLDAVSATSGQKPEIEFPDGPPPADLVVTDLVVGDGAEAVPGGTVEVHYVGVEFDTGEEFDSSWNRGESIEFPLRGLIQGWQDGIPGMRVGGRRQLVIPPEQAYGPAGGGHRLSGKTLIFVIDLLATR
- a CDS encoding HAMP domain-containing sensor histidine kinase, with protein sequence MDLLSRIFRRTPSLRQRVALTSAIAGAIVVVIAGTVVWFGITDAWNERLDRRLDEAAGFVIPLLPQGLEEIPKSPNNQDVVITVRRGDQVASNSNVVLPPLDSGYADTYVDGVRYRVRTVDIPYYPGPMSVAVGATYDATIADINNLHRRVIIICTLAIGAATLGGWVLAAFAVRPFKRLAQQTRAIDAGDADPDIDVRGATEAVEIADAMKGMLQRIWNEQDRTKAALASARDFASVSAHELRTPLTAMRTNLEVLATLDLPEEQRKEVVNDVIRTQSRIEATLSALERLAQGELSTSDDHVPVDITELLDRAAHDAMRVYPDLDVSLVPAPTVIIVGLPAGLRLAVDNAIANAVKHGGATRVQLSAVSSREGVEIAIDDDGVGVPEEERDVVFDRFSRGSTASHSGSGLGLALVAQQAELHGGTATLTESPLGGARLLLKLPGVRD
- the prrA gene encoding two-component system response regulator PrrA, whose protein sequence is MESAAASPRVLVVDDDPDVLASLERGLRLSGFDVATAVDGAEALRSATETRPDAIVLDINMPVLDGVSVVTALRAMDNDVPVCVLSARSSVDDRVAGLEAGADDYLVKPFVLAELVARVKALLRRRGSTATFSSETIQVGPLEVDIPGRRARVNGVDVDLTKREFDLLAVLAEHKTAVLSRAQLLELVWGYDFAADTNVVDVFIGYLRRKLEAGGAPRLLHTVRGVGFVLRTQ